In Equus caballus isolate H_3958 breed thoroughbred chromosome 22, TB-T2T, whole genome shotgun sequence, the sequence cagtggcccggggttcgccggttcaggtcccgggtgcggacatggcaacgcttggcaagccatgctgtgctaggcgtcccacatataatgtagaggaatatgggcatggatgttcgctcagggccactcttcctcagcaaaaagaggaggattggcagcagatgttagctcagggctaatcttcctcaaaaaaaaaaaaaatcctgatgcccaggcaGCACCCAGTACCAAATAGAATTTCTAGGGGTGGGTTCCAGGCCCCAGCAATTTttcaagctctccaggtgattccaacatgcagCCAATGTTGAGATGCACTGCAATAGCAGGAAGTGGGCAGGGATGTGGACAACGGCGAGATGCCGTGTGGAAATCAAACCTAGAGGTTGTCTCTACTCCGTTACTAGGGGTACATTCTCATGTGATTAGTTCCCACCAATTTCTCCCCATTAATATCAGATAGTGTTGAACATATTAACATTAACCATAGTAAGTTAATTTTAAACCAAAGCCCCACACTGTACCTCTTCCTCTGTCAGAACTCCCTGGCCAGCCCTGTCCTGTTCATTTTCTACTGTGTGGCGTGGGGTCATCTGCTCCTCAGAGTCATAGAAGTCCGGAAATTCGGCTGACTTCTTCCTGTAGTGAAGGAGCTGGTCCAGTTCGGCCACTCTGTCATACTGCCTTTTCAGATCGAGTTTGGGGGTGGGGTTTCTCTTCTCATATCCCCAATTCACATCCCCCTCAAAGGGTTTTTTCTCCCACCAGTCATAGTTGTATTCTGGGAAGAAATTCTTTTCATTCAAGGTCAGCCCATTTTCCTCTTCATCCTCGAGAAAATTGTCATCCATGTTggcttttctttcaaaatggctGCTCTTCCACTGCGGAGGGTCATAGTATGGGCTGAGCAGCTCCCCTAagctcttcctcttctcagtGGTGTGACGGGGAGCATACTGTTTGCCTTGAAACCTAGCTCCCTCCCTGTTCTCTTTAGTGTCTTGCAGgtcctgctgctgccacttccCTTGGgcaccctcctcccccttctcctcacCATAGTTGAGGTAATTTCTCAGCTCTCCTTGTGGATACCTCCTTGCCTTGTCCATCTGGCTTTCTTGAACTCGGTGGTGTCCTTCACCCAAGAACCGTTTCTCTTTTTCGTCGGGGGTGAAATAGGCACCTGGTTGCCTTCCCCTGGCTCTGTGGTGGCGTCCCTCCTCATGGCCCCCCTGTTCCTCACTTTCTTCGCTATATCCGCGTGCCATGTTGTCAAGCTCTGAGCTGGGGCGACTTCTCTTGTCTTCCTCCTCCTGGCTCTCCTCGCTGGGAGGCCTTGGAGCCCTGTATCCCTTACTTCCTCTGCTCCCATATCGTCCCCCCTCCAGGTCCTCGGGAGCCTGGACAGCTGGGTAACTCCTCACTTCTTCTCCATACTCAGGTTCTTCCTCTGAAGCCCTGTAGTGGGTTGGGTGGTGGTCCCTCTTTTCCCCTAAGCTGGCCACCCCCATGTTTGACTCCTCAGATTCCTCACGGGGGTGTCCCCTTTCCTCAGAGGGAGGATTCCCTTCTTGAGAGGACCTGTCAGGCCTGGTCCTCCCATGGTGGTGTCTTGGCCTCAAGCGTCGTTTGTCCACGTCAGGGCTGGCATCTTCCTCACTTTCCTCAGATTCTTCCTGGCTCCCAGGTTGGCTTTTAGACTCTTGGGGGTGTTTCTCCTGGTTCCTTgtctcctccccactctcccagcTACTCCTCTCTCGGCTGTGTGTCTTCTCCTCAAGGCCCCCGGCAGAGTGTGTGTCATATCTGGACACTAACTCCTCTTGTTTCTTAGCCGTAGGCTGATTTCTTTGGTTGAGAAAGGCATTTTGCATTTCCCCTGGCTTTTCAAGGTGTTGCTCTTTACTGCCATCTTCTCCATGCTCCCTTTTCTGatatttctctcctccttcctccctgtcgTCTCCCTCACTCTTCTCAGAATGGCGTGTCTTTGCTTCTTTGGAGACTTGGTTGTCAGAGGGATAGAGGCTCCCTTGGAGCTCGGCTGCTCCCTCTCGGCTGTGCCCACCTCCCTCTGTGTCTGCCATTGTCGGGCCTTGGGTGTCCTCCTCCCCTGGGGCTCCAGCTTCCTCCCTACCAGAGGGCTCGTGGGCTTCTGAGACACCAGCTGGGTCTCTTAACAATCTTACTTCAAaccttgtgttttcatttttacttttctcttcatctttgacCTCTTTTCCatctataatgaaaataaaaaagagtgagtATAACTTCAGAATTGCTTGTGGTTCAACAAGCACCAGCCTCAGTGATCACTACAGACCCTAAGGACCTTGAAAATCACTTGgataattttttaagttaataaagaATATACTCAGATTCCTTTTAAAAGCAAATGGTATGAAGGCTCCTTGGTTGTGTTTAAATCTAATAATAAACTctctatattttcactttttcgtAACATCCAAGCAGCATCTCTCATTTGATCAATGATCAAATTGAAATCCAAATTagatttatttatgaaatattagAATTTAGAACCACAAGAAGAAACTTTCTAATTCATCTAGttcaacttcctctttttgcagataaagacactgagactcagagggGTGTAATTCAGGACCATTCTTTCCATATTTGCTCTAAGTAGGGGTTAAAAAATTAGCATTGTATAAATAGGTTTAATGAGAATCTAgctaaataaagttaaataacCAAAATGGGAAATATCAGAATTCGAAGGAggatttaaaagtttttaattattagCTTATCAAACTTTTATTATCCAATCAACCATGTAGACTCAACCTAGCAGTAAGTGACAATATAACTTGGTAACTGGTGATAAGAAGCGTGGATATTTCTTCCCTGAGTGGAA encodes:
- the CHGB gene encoding secretogranin-1 isoform X2; protein product: MPADNRNRNEEMVTHCIIEVLSNALSKSNAPPITPECREVLKKNGKEVKDEEKSKNENTRFEVRLLRDPAGVSEAHEPSGREEAGAPGEEDTQGPTMADTEGGGHSREGAAELQGSLYPSDNQVSKEAKTRHSEKSEGDDREEGGEKYQKREHGEDGSKEQHLEKPGEMQNAFLNQRNQPTAKKQEELVSRYDTHSAGGLEEKTHSRERSSWESGEETRNQEKHPQESKSQPGSQEESEESEEDASPDVDKRRLRPRHHHGRTRPDRSSQEGNPPSEERGHPREESEESNMGVASLGEKRDHHPTHYRASEEEPEYGEEVRSYPAVQAPEDLEGGRYGSRGSKGYRAPRPPSEESQEEEDKRSRPSSELDNMARGYSEESEEQGGHEEGRHHRARGRQPGAYFTPDEKEKRFLGEGHHRVQESQMDKARRYPQGELRNYLNYGEEKGEEGAQGKWQQQDLQDTKENREGARFQGKQYAPRHTTEKRKSLGELLSPYYDPPQWKSSHFERKANMDDNFLEDEEENGLTLNEKNFFPEYNYDWWEKKPFEGDVNWGYEKRNPTPKLDLKRQYDRVAELDQLLHYRKKSAEFPDFYDSEEQMTPRHTVENEQDRAGQGVLTEEEEKELENLAAMDLELQKIAEKFSGNRRG
- the CHGB gene encoding secretogranin-1 isoform X1 yields the protein MQPAVFLGLLGAAVVAVVSSMPADNRNRNEEMVTHCIIEVLSNALSKSNAPPITPECREVLKKNGKEVKDEEKSKNENTRFEVRLLRDPAGVSEAHEPSGREEAGAPGEEDTQGPTMADTEGGGHSREGAAELQGSLYPSDNQVSKEAKTRHSEKSEGDDREEGGEKYQKREHGEDGSKEQHLEKPGEMQNAFLNQRNQPTAKKQEELVSRYDTHSAGGLEEKTHSRERSSWESGEETRNQEKHPQESKSQPGSQEESEESEEDASPDVDKRRLRPRHHHGRTRPDRSSQEGNPPSEERGHPREESEESNMGVASLGEKRDHHPTHYRASEEEPEYGEEVRSYPAVQAPEDLEGGRYGSRGSKGYRAPRPPSEESQEEEDKRSRPSSELDNMARGYSEESEEQGGHEEGRHHRARGRQPGAYFTPDEKEKRFLGEGHHRVQESQMDKARRYPQGELRNYLNYGEEKGEEGAQGKWQQQDLQDTKENREGARFQGKQYAPRHTTEKRKSLGELLSPYYDPPQWKSSHFERKANMDDNFLEDEEENGLTLNEKNFFPEYNYDWWEKKPFEGDVNWGYEKRNPTPKLDLKRQYDRVAELDQLLHYRKKSAEFPDFYDSEEQMTPRHTVENEQDRAGQGVLTEEEEKELENLAAMDLELQKIAEKFSGNRRG